The window CGACGGCCAGCATGCCCCCCGGTGGGGCCTCCGCGAGCGCCGCGCAGCGTGCGGCGAGGATCCGGGCCGCCGTGTGCAGGTCGAACACGCCGGCGAGGGTGGCCGCGGCCAGCTCGCCGACGCTGTGACCGATCAGCAAGGACGGCCGGAGGCCCCGGCCCGCCAGCACCGCCCCGATCCCGTACCCGATCATGAACAGCAGGGGCTGCGCGGTCGTGCCCCGGTCGGCCGGAGCGCCGTCGACGCAGGCCAGCCAGTCCTCGCGGACGGTTTCGCCCCCGGGCCCCAGGGCGGCGAGGAACTCGTCGGCCACGGTGGCGAACCGCGGCTCCCGCCGGTAGAGCTCGACGGCCATGCCCGCGTGCTGAAAGCCCTGCCCCGGCAGGAGCAGGACGATCCCCTGTCCGGTCATCGCGCGCCGGCCCCGCGCGCCCCGGAGGCACCGAGCGCCGCGACCACGCGGTCGAGGCGCTGGGCGTCGCGGGTCCGGTACACCTGGGCCTCCGGGCACAGGCGGGCGCACAGACTGCTCAGCGCCTTGCCCGGCCCGACCTCGACGAACCGGTCGACCCCGGAGTCCGCGAGCGCCAGGACGGTGTCGGTCCACAGCACCCGGCTGGTGAACTGCCGCCGCAGGCAGAGCGCCGCCTCCCGCGCGGTGCGCACGGGCGCGGCCGTCACCGCGGACACCACGGGGACGACCGGGTCGCGGAGCTCGAACCCTTCGAGGACCCGGGCGAACTCCTCCTCGATTCCGGACAGCAGGCTGCAGTGCGCCGCGCCGCCCACGTCCAGTGTCAGCACCCGCTCCGCCCCCGCCCGTTCGGCGAGTTCGAGGAGCCGGGCCACTCCCCCGGTCTGGCCGGACACCACGATCTGGCGGTGGTCGTTGTGATTCGCGATCTCGACCACCTCCCCGGTCGCGGCGGCGGCCCGGGCGCACAGATCCTCCAGTTCGGCCGGTGCAATGCCGATGACGGCCCCCATGCTGCCCGGGATCCGTCGGTTGACCGACGCCATCAGCTCGCCGCGGAGCCGGACGAGCCGCAGGCCGTCGGTCCAGTCGAGCACGCCGGCCGCCACCATGGCCGTGAACTCCCCGAGGCTGTGCCCGGCGACGACGTCGGGCACGACCCCGTGCGCCCGGAGCACCTCGTGGGCGACGACGCTGGTCAGGAACACGGCGGGCTGGGTCACCGGCATCGCGCCCAGCTCCGCGGCCGGACCCTCCCGGCACAGTCCGGTCAGCGGTATGCCCAGGATCTCGTCGGCAACCCGGTAGTGCGAGTCGAGGAACTCCGGGTGCCGCTCCACGAGTTCGCCGCCCATACCGACGCGTTGCGAACCCTGGCCCGGGAACACGAAAGCCGTCCTGCTCATCTTCGGCACCACCCTCCATTCGTGGCGGGCGGCGCTCAGGTCACCCTGAGCGCCGCGATGGGACACGTCCGCGCCGCGCTCACGGCGGCGGCCTGCCGGTGCACCGGTACGTCACCGTCGTCGATCAGCTCGGCGTACCCCTCGTCGACGCTGATCAGGTCCGGGGCCACGGCCTGGCACAGTCCGTGGCCCTCGCAGCGGCTCAGGTCGACGCTGAGCCGCACGGCCGGCCGCCCGGCCGTCCGGGGGCTCACGTCCGCAGCGTCACCGGCAGGGACGCGATTCCACGGATCGTGTTGTGCAGCCGCCAGGTGGGCTCGCCGACCTCGATCGAACGGACGCGTGCGGACAGCGCCTTCAGAAGAGCGTGTCCCTCCATCCGGGAGAGCGCCTGGCCCACGCAGCCGTGGATGCCGTGGCCGAAGCCCACGTGCTGCGCCACCCCGGGGCGGTGGATGTCGAAGGTGTCCGGGTCCGTCCAGTGGCGCTCGTCGCGGTTGGCGGAGCCGTAGAGCAGCAGGACGCGCGCATCGGGTTCCAGCATGACGCCCCCCAGCTCACGCTCCCGTGTGACCAGCCGGGTGAAGCCGCGCAGCGGCGACTCGATGCGGATGATCTCGTTGAGCGCCTTGGGTATGAGCGCTTCGTCCGTGCGGACCTGCTGCCACTGCTCGGGATGCGATCCGAACAGCCACAGCATGCTGGACAGCGCGCTGACGGAGGTGTCCATCGAGGGGGCGAGGAAGTCCCCGAGGAGGCCGGGCAGCAGGTACTCCTCGATCTTGCCCTCCTTCGCGTCGCTCACGAGCTGCGCGCCCCAGCTGCCCGGTCGCAGGTTCCCGGGGACCGACATCCGCTGGAGGAACTCGGACATCTCCTGCAGGAGCGGGAATCCCGCCATGGTGCGCTCGTTGAGCGGCCCGAACGCGTTGAAGCCGGCGGTCGCCCAGTCCAGCAGGCGCTCCTTGCCCTCCTCCACCGGCCAGCCGAGCAGGTCGGGAACGACGGCCAGTGGAAAGGCCTGGGCGAAGTCGGTGACCGCGTCGAAGCTGCCCTTCTCGATCAGCTCGTCGACGAGCCGGGTCGCCCAGCCCTCGATGTACTCGTGGAACTGCTCCAGGGCCTTCGGCTTCAGGTGCCGGGCGACCAGGCCTCGCACGTGGTCGTGGTAGGGCGGGTCGCTGGTGAAACTGCTGCCCTTCTGCGCCTTGTTGAGCGTTTCGGTCAGTCCCACGCCCGACGCCGAGGAGAAGGTCGTGTGGTCGTGCAGGGCGTCGTAGACCTCGCGGTAGCGGGCCACGGCGAAGACCTGGTGGGCCTCCAGCCGGACCACGGGGCCCAGGTCGCGCAGCCGCCGGTAGTCCTCGTAGGGCGACAGGATCGACGCGTCGCTGTAGGGGTCGATGTCGCTGCGGGGAATGGTGGTGATCGCCATGGTGATCTCCTTGCTCGGTCAGCCGTGGGCCGGGGTCGACAGCAGGTGGGCGTTCACGACGTCGACGAAGTCCCCTGGGGTCTCGACGTCGGCGAACGCCGTGTCCTCGAACTCCAGCCCGTACTCCCGGCCGATCCGGCTGCCGGTCTCCAGCAGGGCGAGCGAGTCGTATCCGAGGTCCTCGAAGCTGGCGTTCCGGATGTCGCCCTCCAGTTCGCTCGCGCCGCCCGCTCCCTCTCGGAGGATGCGCTTGAGGTCTTCGATTCCGAACCTCTTGGTCATGTTCCGGTTCCTTCCCGGTGGTCGTCGCAGGCCGGGCCGGAAGCCCGGGCGTCATGGGGGGCGGGGAGATCGGGGGCGCAGAGATCAGCTGCGGGAAGATCGGCGCCGGTGCGCACGGCGGTCACCGTGCCGCGCGGACCACGACGGCGGAATTGAAGCCGCCGTGGCCCCGTGCCAGGACGAGCGCGGTGCGCACACGGGCCTCGCGCGCCGCGCCGGTGACCAGATCGATGCCGTACTCGGGGGCGCAGTCGACGTGGACGGTCGGTGGGATCACCCCGTCGCGGACGGACAGCAGCGCGGCGGCCACGTCGAGCGATGCCGCCCCGGCCGCCAGCCGGCCGGTCATCGTCTTCGGGGCGGTGACGGCCACCCCGCGGACGCCGAACACGGCGTTGATCGCGTCGGCCTCGACCCGGTCGAGCTCGGGTACGGCGGCGGCATCGGCGAAGACGACGTCCACCTCGTCCGGGGACACGGCCGCGTCGTCCAGGGCGGTCAGGATCGCCCGGCGCAGGCCCGGCTCCCGGGAGCTGCCCGGTTTCGGGTCCATCGTGGCGCCGTAGCCGGCGATCTCGCCGTAGACCCTCCCGCCCCGCCGCCGGGCGGCGGCCACCTCCTCCATCACGAGCAACGCACCGCCCTCACCCGCCACGTGCCCGGAGGCCGTCGGGTCGAAGGGGAGATAGGCGCGTTCGGGGTCGTCCGACGTGCTCATCCGGTCTGCGGCCATCTGCGCGACCCAGCCCCAGGGGCAGAGGGAGCCGTCGACTCCGCCCGAGATGACGAGTCGGGTGCCCTTGCGGATCTGCCGCCGGGTCTGGGCGATGGCGTCCAGCCCGCCGGCCTGGTCGCTGACGACCACGCCGCTGGGGCCGCGCATGCCGTGCCGGATGGAGATCTGGCCGGAGTTGACGGCGTAGAACCAGGCGTAGGACTGGTACGCGCTGACGTACTTGGGCCCCTTGCTCCAGAGGTTCTCCAGTTCGCGCTGGCCGAACTCGAAGCCTCCCGCGGAGCCGGCCGTGATCACCCCGGCGCTGAAGTCCGGCAGCTCGGAGGGCTGTACGCCCGCGTCGTCCAGGGCCCAGGCGGCCGCGACCAGTGACAGCCGCGTCATGTGGTCGGTGGCCGGGATCAGTCTGCTCGGCAGGTGCGCGGCGGCGTCGAGGGACACCTCGCCGGCCAGTTTCGCCGGGTATCCCGACGCGTCGAAGCGGCTGACCTCGGCGATGCCGCTGACCCCTTCGACGGTGGACTTCCAGTACGCGTCGGTGCCCATGCCGTTCGGCGCGATGGCTCCGATGCCGGTCACCCCTATGGGCGTCATGCGGCGTTCCTCTCGGGACGGGACAGCACCATCGCGCTCTGGAAACCGCCGAATCCGCTGCCCACCGTGAGCACGCGGTCGGTCCGCCAGTCGCGTGCCGTCAAGGGCACGTAGTCGAGATCCAGTTCCGGGTCCTGGTGGTGCAGGTTCGCGGTGGGCGGGACCACGTGGTGCTTGATCGCCAGCGCGGAGGCCGCGATCTCGATCGACCCGATCGCCCCGAGCGAGTGGCCCACCATGGACTTGATGGAGCTGACCGGCACCCGGTAGGCGTGCGCGCCCAGGCTGCGCTTGAACGCCGCCGTTTCGTGCCGGTCGTTCTGCTTGGTGCCGGATCCGTGGGCGTTGACGTAGTCGAGGGCGGTGGGGTCGAGTCGCGCCTCGTCCAGCGCTGCGGTGATCGCCTCGGCCATCTCGGCGCCGTCCGCACGCAGTCCGGTCATGTGGAAGGCGTTGCTGCGGTTGGCGTAGCCGACGATCTCGGCGTAGACGGTCGCGCCGCGCTTCAGTGCGCTCTCGTACTCCTCCAGCACGAACACCGCGGCACCCTCGCCGAGCACGAAGCCGTTGCGGGTGCTGTCGTAGGGGCGCGAGGCGTGCTCCGGGTCGTCGTTGTGCACGCTCGTGGCCTTGATCGCGTCGAAGCAGGCGACCGTGATGGGGGAGATCGGGGCCTCGGTCGCACCCGTGATCATCACGTCGGCGGTGCCCTCGCGGATCAGCTCGACCGCGTGGCCCACGGCGTCGATGCCGGACGTGCAGCCGGTGGAGATCACCGTGCTCGGCCCTTCGGCCCCGGTCGCCCAAGCCACCTCGGTGGCGAAGGAGCTGGGTACGAGGTAGTCGTACAGGTGCGGGGTGGTGTAGGTGTGGTCGACCAGGTGGGCCGCACCGTCGTCGCTCACCACCCGGTACTCGTCCTCCAGGCTGGTGGTGGCCCCGACGGCGCTGCCGATCGTCACACCGATCCGGTGCGGCGGAATCTCGGACAGCTCGAGTCCGCTGTCGAGGGCGGCCTCCCGCGCACAGACCACGGCGAACTGGGCCGCCCGGTCCATACGGCGTATCTCCTGCGCGCGCAGGCCGTGTTCGGCCGGGTGGAAGTCGACCTCGGCCGCGATCCGCGAGCGGTACGGCGCCGGATCGAAGTGCGACAGGATCCTCGTCGCCGTACGTCCCTCGCTGATCAGGGACCAGAAGTTCTTGGTGCCGGCACCTCCTGGTGCCAGCACTCCGATACCGGTGATGACCACGCGTCGCCTCATCATCTTTCCCTTCACAGAAACGACAGACAGGTGAATCCGGACATGCTGAGGACCGCTCCCGGAGGGCGGCCGGACGAACGGGTTCAGGGCCGGCGGGCGAGCGGTACGGGCTCGCCGAACCAGCGGCGCAGTGCCTCGCGCAGCGGCACGGGGGCCAGGTCGGTCCACACCACGTGGCCGTCCGGCCGCAGCAGGAACGCGGCTCCGTCCGCGGGGGCCTGCGCACCGTGGGCACCCACGACGCGGACGCGGCCGGTCCAGCCGTCGGCCGCGGCCCGCAGCTGCGCGGCGCGCGACCCGCCCCCGGTCAGATCGAGCAGGACCCCGCGGCCCTCGCGCAGCAGGCGGGCGACGGTCGTGCGGGTACCGTCCGCGGTGAGTTCGAGGTCGGGCAAGCGAGTGCCCAGGTGCGCGGCGCTCTCGCCGCCCTCGCCGCCCACCTCATAGCGCACGTCGAGTCCGCTCAGCATTCCGGCGAACGTGGCCCTGGGCCCGGGCCGGTCCAGGAGCTCGGCGAGCACCTGTCGCACCGGGTCGGCCGCGGCTCCGCCGAACTGCAGCAGCGCTTGCGCGCGTACGTTGTCGATGACCCGGCCGGCCACGGGGTGGCGCTCGTCGTGGTAGCTGTCGAGCAGAGCGGGCGGGGCCCATCCGTGCACCTGCGCGGCGAGCTTCCACCCGAGGTTGGCGGCGTCCTGCAGGCCGAGGTTGAGCGCCTGGCCGCCGATCGGCATGTGGACGTGGGCCGCGTCGCCCGCGAGCAGTACGCGGCCGCGACGGTAGCGGGTGGCCTGCGCCCAGGCGTCGTCGAAGGCGTCCAGCCAGAGCGGGGTGCCGTCGGCGATGTTCTCGCCCGTCACCGTCTCCCAGGCCTCGGCCACCTCGTCGAACGACGGCGGGCCCGTGCGGTGGACCGGGGGGCGGCCCGATGCGTGGACCATCACGCGCGTCACCCCGTCGGCGCGTCGTGCGGAGGCGGCGAAGCCCCGCTCGAAGCGGGTGAACCGATGCCCGGGGACGTCGATCCCGGCCACGTCGGCACGCAGCAGTTCGCGACCGGCGGCGCCCCGGGCGAGCTCGAAGCCCGCCAGGCCGCGCACCGAGCTGTCTGCGCCGTCGCAGCCCACCAGGTACGCGGCGCGCAGGGTGCGGGGGCCGGCGGGCGTGCGGAACTCCGCCACGACTGCGTCGTCGGTGATGTCGAGCCCGTGCAGCTCGTGCTCCCGCCGCAGGTCGACGCCCGAGGCGAGGGCCCGGTCGCCCAGCACCGCCTCGGTACGGAACTGCGGCACCTTCCAGTTGCCCGCGTACCTGCTCCCGGCGGCGCGGGCGTCGAAGGACAGACCGCCGAAGTGGCCGGCCGGCTCGTGTTCCAGCGCGGCGAACTCCTCCACGAGCCCCCGCTGGCCGAGGAGTTCCATCGTGCGGGCACCCAGCTGTGAGGCGCGCGACTCGGTCATGGGTTCGGCCAGCCGGTCGGCGAGCACCACGTTCACCCCGTACTGCCCGAGGTCGCCGGCCAGCAGCAGGCCGACGGGACCGGCGCCGACGACGAGTACCTGGGCGGCCTCGACGGCGGGGCGCGGCGTCACGGCCCCGGCCCCGGGGCGCCGGTGCGTCCGGTCATGAACGGCCCTCGATGTGGGCCTTGGCATGGGCCAGTGTGCTCAGGCTGTTGGTGCCGAGGGCCGTGCGGACCGCCTTGCGCGCCTCGTCGAGCCCGGCGTCCGCACCGAGGACCAGCGCGATGGCGGCCTCGTTGATGACGGCGGTGTGCTGCGAGGTGGCCAGCACGCCCCCGGCGTTCTCCTCGAAGCGCCACTGCCCGGTGTGCAGCGCCAGCAGTGCGGGCAGCTGCGTCTGCTTGTAGACGATGCGGCCGGGGGGCAGGCACACGCGTACCGACCGGGTGGTGTGCACCGTCCCGTCGGGGGCGCGGGTGTCCATCTCGAGGAGCTGCAGCCCGTCCCGGTCCTGCAGCCGCACCCGTGCGACGTGCGGGAGCCGCCGGTCCCACAGATCGGCCCGGTCGATGAAGTCGAAGACCTGCTGCGGCGTTCCCGCGATCTGGGTCGTGTCCTCGAACGACAGGAGGGTCCGGGGCGCGTCGGCGCCCTGTTCCGCGTGGGTCCTCAGGGCCTCCAGCTCCGCGTGGCTGTTGCGGTCGACCGCCGCGGCGATCCACTCCAGCGCGGTCGGATCGTCGTCGACGGCGCGGTAGTCGTGCAGCAGCCGCACGTGGCAGTGCTCGTCCCCCCGGTCCTCGACGATCCAGGCACCGCCCATCGCGGCGACGGGAGGGCTGGAGACCTCCTGCCGGAACTCGATCCGGCCGTCGGCCGGCAGCAGCCGCCGACGTGAGGTCCAGGTCTTCGCCTCGCCGTTCGCCGTGGCCCAGATCCGTATCCGTTCGTGCTCGCCGTTCAGTTCGAGGTGCTCCACGTGGACGCTCGGCGGGAAGAACAGCGGCCAGTTCTCCACCTCCACGAGGAGCTGGTACACCGCCTTGGCCGGGGCGGCGATCGTGATCTCGTGCTGGACTTCGTGGACCTGTGGTCCGGACATCGTGTCTCCCTGCTCGTTCGGGGAATCGTGCTCTCAGGCGGAATTGACCAGCTCGAGGAAGCCGCGGGGGGTGGTCGCGGCGGTCACGGCGTCGTCGGTCAGCTGGATGCCGTACTCGCGGGAGATGACCGCGGCGGTCTCCAGCAGTGCGAGGGAGTCGTATCCGAGGTCGGTGAACAGCGCGTCCAGGATGTCGCCGTCCATGTCGACGCTCTCGTCCGCGCCGGCGGCGCCGAGCAGGATCCGCTTGAGGTCGGCGAGGGTGAACGCGGTGGCTTGCATCAGGGCTTCCTCTCCCATGACTACTGCTCCCAGTGGTAGAACCGCTGTGCGATGGCGTCGGCGGGCGATCGCCACGTCGCGGGGTCGTATGCGGTGATGTGCTGCTTGAGGTCCTCGCTGATCCCCACGAAGAGGGGGTGCGAGCGTGCTGCGGCGATCCGGTCGCCGCCGTCGTCGGACTCGAAGTCCTGGAGGTGGAAGTACAGGCCCTGGTAGCTGAAGAGCTGCCGGCGCACCGTTCCCATGTTCCGGGGCATGCCGGTGCGGTCGAAGTCGGCGAAGAGCTTTCCGACCTCGTCGATCGAGCTCGGCTCCAGGCGGGCGACGATCAGGGTGCTGTGCATCGGTTCTTCCTCGTTCCTTGTCACTGGACCGGCCGGGGCCGTCACTGGTGTGCCGGGTGCTCCGTCGTGTGCGCGGGCCGCGGCCCGAACCAGGTGGTGAGCGCCGCCGCGAGGTCTCCTCCGTCGGGCGCCGCCCAGGCGACGTGCCCGTCGGGTCGCAGGAGCAGCGCGCGCGTTCCGCCGAGCCGGCGGTCCTCGGAGGCCGCCGGCACCACGTCGACGTGCTCCGCCCACTCCTCGCCCAGCCGGCGCAGGCCCGGGTCGTCGGCCAGGTCGAGCAGCACGCCCCGTGCGGGGTGCAGCAGCCGTGCGGCCGTGGTGGGGCCCGATCCGGTCCGCAGGTCGCAGTCGGGCATCCGCATCCCGAGCAGCGGGTGCTCCCCGGGGCCGAGGTCGTAGCGGATGTCGAGTCCGCTGACCATGCCGGCGAGGTGCCGGCCGACGGCCTCGTCGCGCAGCAGTTCACCCAGTACGGCGCGGAGCGGCTCCACCTCGCTGCCGCCGAGGTAGAGGAGCCCCTGGGCCCGGGTGTTGGTCAGGACGCGCTCACCCACGGGGTGGCGCTCCTGGTGGTAGGTGTCGAGGAGGGCCGGACCGCTGCTGCCCCTCACCACCGCGGCGAGCTTCCAGCCGAGGTTCACCGCGTCCTGCACCCCGACGCTGAGCCCCTGGCCGCCCGCCGGGAGGTGGATGTGGGCGGCGTCGCCGGCCATCAGCACGCGCCCGCGGCGGTATTCGGTGACGAGCCGGGAGGCGTCGGTGAAGGAGCTGATCCACCGGGCCTCGCCGTGGCCGATGTCCTCGCCGGTGAGCCGCTGCCACGCACCCGCCACCTCGTCGAAGCCGGGCGGCCCCGTACGTTCGCGGGGCGCGGTGCCGCGTTCGCAGACGATGATCCGGTCGACGCCGTCGCCGAGGGCGGCGGCCATGACCATTCCGCCGGGCACCCGCTCCCCGAGGAAGCGCGGCCGGACGTCGGCGCCCGTGATGTCGGCGAGGAACATCTCGCAGGTGGCGTCGTGGCCGGGGAAGTCGAAGCCGGCGGCCTTGCGCACGGTGCTGCGGCCGCCGTCGGCGCCGACGAGGTAGGAGGCGCGGAGCACGCGTTCGCCGTCCGGCCCGGACACCGCGATCTCGACCAGGTCGTCCGTCTGCCGCACGTCGGTGATCTCGTGTCCGCGTACGAGGGTGGCGCCCAGCGAGGTGGCCCACCGCTCCAGCACCGACTCGGTCTCGGTCTGTTCGACGTTGCGCACGCCGAAATGCCCGTCGGGCAGCACGTCGTAGTCCATGGGGATGCCGCCGAAGTGCCCCTTGGTACTGATCTCGGGGTTCTCGAAGTGGTCCAGCAGGCCGCGCTGGGCGAAGACTTCGGTGGCCCGGGCGGTGAATCCGAGTCCGCGGGACTCGGTGACGGGCCCGGCCAGTCTGTCGACGACGATCACATCGATGCCGCCGAGCCGGAGCTCTCCGGCCAGCATGAGGCCGGTCGGTCCCGCTCCGGCCACGATCACGGGTGCGTCGATGTCCTGCTCCCGGCCGGTGCCGCCGGGGACGATGCCGGTTCCGGTCATGCCTTGTAGGTCTCTTCCATTCCGATGAAGTTGTCGGTGATGGTGACGAATCGCCGGGCCATCAGGGGGGACTCGCGCAGCTCCTCGACGAGGCCGTTGTAGGCGGGTACCTCATCGAAATGGACGAGGAAGAAGTTGGTGTGGCGGGCGCCGAACGCCGCCGCCCGGAACGGGCGAATATGGAGGAACTGGGCATGCTTCCCGAGGATCGGGAAGACGTGCTCGGACTCGAACCCATCGCGCTCGGCGGGGTCCATGAGAAACCATTCGGGTTCGAATCGGACGCCGAGAAATGCCGTGTACTTCACGAGAAATCCTCCTTGTGCGACTGCCGGCTCACCGGCTGTTGTGCGGGAATGCAAATAGCGGTGACCATGAGCCGCTCGTCGGCGGCCCACCGCCCGTGGAATATGTCGAGGGGCCCCGCAGTCGCGATCTCCGGGACGGACCGGAGAATGCGGGCGGCGAATCGGCCGCTTTCGGGATCGAAGGTGACATGCGCGTCGCGGAAGCCGATGCGCACTCCGGTCAGCGGAAACCAGGCCTTGTAGACGGCCTCTTTGGCACTGAAGAGCATTCGCCCCCAGTGCACGCGGGGCGCCCCGGCGGTCAGCTCCCTGATGTGCCGGGCCTCGGCGCCGACCGTGATGGCGGCCAGCGCGTCGCCGGACAGCGGCGCGTTGGGCTCGGCGTCGATGCCCACGGCCGCGCCGTCCGCCGCACGCGCCACCACGGCGGCCCTGTAGCCGTTGCAGTGGGTCATGCTTCCGCGTACGCCGGCCGGCCAGCGCGGCTGCCCTTTCACCCCGGGCAGGATGGGGGCCGGCTCCACGCCGATCCGGGCCAGTGCCCCACGGGCCAATGCGCGCACGGTGGTGAACTCCGCGCGGCGCTTCTCGCCGGCCCTGGCCAGGACGGCCTCTTCCTGGGGAAAGAGCCGGGCGTCCAGGTCTTGCCGGGACTCCGCGGCCACGGCCCAGTCAGCTACTATCCGCGCCATCATGCGCACAGCCCTCCCATCGGCCCGTGATGCCCCACCGCGGCCTTGCAGGTGGTGCTATATCCTTGGGAAAATATGCGCGCATACTGAATGCCGCAGCGCAGCGAGAATGAGGGGTAACTCGATGAAGGAAACAGATATTTCACAGGCGGCGGAACAGAGCACGCGCATTCTGGATGAGCTCAGATCATGGGGGGCGAATTACACTGAATTCACGCGCAGATTCGCCACCCATTTGGGGCTGCATTCCACGGACGCCGCCGCACTGGTGGAGATCCTCTACGCCGAGGACCAGAACGCCCCGCTGTCCCTGGCCCGCCTCAGCGAGCGCGTTTCACTGACCTCGGGCGCCACGACGGCACTCGTGGACCGCCTGGAGAAGGCCGGTCACATCGTCAGGACCCGCGGGGAGCACACCGACCGGCGGGTGGTGACCCTGCGCAGCAGCCCGGAGATCGGCCGGCCCGCCTCGGAGTTCTTCCAGCCCTTCTCGGACAGCCTCACCAGGCTGACGGCGCAGTATCCGCCCGAACTGATCGACCGGTTCGAGGAGTTCCTGAAGGACATGCGCGCCACCCTCACTTCGCTGCTCGCCGACGAGTACCGCGAGACGCGCACTCCCGAGCGGTCGTGACGTGGCTCGAACGTCGGCGGTGACCTCGACGGGGTCCGTCGGCGTTCGCCTTCCCTCCCGCGGTCAGAAGTTGCCCAGTCCGCCGCACACGTTGATGGCCTGCGAGGTCACGGAGGCGGCCGTGTCGCTGACGAGGTATCCGACCATTCCCGCCACCTCGTCCACGGTCGAGTAGCGGCCGAGCGGGATCTTCGCCTCGAACCTCTGCAGGATGTCCTCCTCGGTGGTCTCCCAGGCCCGCGCGTAGCCGCTGCGCACGCGCTCCGCCATCGGCGTCTCCACGTACCCCGGGCAGACGGCGTTCACGGTGATGCCGGTCCTGGCCAGTTCGTTTCCGAGGGACTTGGTGAATCCGACGACTCCGTGCTTCGAGGCGGAGTAGGGGGATGCCAGTACGACGCCCTGCTTCCCGGCGGTGGAGGCGATGTTGACGATCCGGCCCCAGCTCTTGTCGCGCATCCCGCCGACCGAGAGCACGTCCCGGGTGATGAGGAAGACGCTGTTGAGGTTCGTGTCGATGACGTGGGACCACGCCTCGTTGGTGAGGTCCGCGGTGACCCCGCCGCCGCCCGT is drawn from Streptomyces sp. NBC_01232 and contains these coding sequences:
- the fabD gene encoding ACP S-malonyltransferase → MSRTAFVFPGQGSQRVGMGGELVERHPEFLDSHYRVADEILGIPLTGLCREGPAAELGAMPVTQPAVFLTSVVAHEVLRAHGVVPDVVAGHSLGEFTAMVAAGVLDWTDGLRLVRLRGELMASVNRRIPGSMGAVIGIAPAELEDLCARAAAATGEVVEIANHNDHRQIVVSGQTGGVARLLELAERAGAERVLTLDVGGAAHCSLLSGIEEEFARVLEGFELRDPVVPVVSAVTAAPVRTAREAALCLRRQFTSRVLWTDTVLALADSGVDRFVEVGPGKALSSLCARLCPEAQVYRTRDAQRLDRVVAALGASGARGAGAR
- a CDS encoding ferredoxin, whose amino-acid sequence is MSPRTAGRPAVRLSVDLSRCEGHGLCQAVAPDLISVDEGYAELIDDGDVPVHRQAAAVSAARTCPIAALRVT
- a CDS encoding cytochrome P450; amino-acid sequence: MAITTIPRSDIDPYSDASILSPYEDYRRLRDLGPVVRLEAHQVFAVARYREVYDALHDHTTFSSASGVGLTETLNKAQKGSSFTSDPPYHDHVRGLVARHLKPKALEQFHEYIEGWATRLVDELIEKGSFDAVTDFAQAFPLAVVPDLLGWPVEEGKERLLDWATAGFNAFGPLNERTMAGFPLLQEMSEFLQRMSVPGNLRPGSWGAQLVSDAKEGKIEEYLLPGLLGDFLAPSMDTSVSALSSMLWLFGSHPEQWQQVRTDEALIPKALNEIIRIESPLRGFTRLVTRERELGGVMLEPDARVLLLYGSANRDERHWTDPDTFDIHRPGVAQHVGFGHGIHGCVGQALSRMEGHALLKALSARVRSIEVGEPTWRLHNTIRGIASLPVTLRT
- a CDS encoding acyl carrier protein, with product MTKRFGIEDLKRILREGAGGASELEGDIRNASFEDLGYDSLALLETGSRIGREYGLEFEDTAFADVETPGDFVDVVNAHLLSTPAHG
- a CDS encoding ketosynthase chain-length factor → MTPIGVTGIGAIAPNGMGTDAYWKSTVEGVSGIAEVSRFDASGYPAKLAGEVSLDAAAHLPSRLIPATDHMTRLSLVAAAWALDDAGVQPSELPDFSAGVITAGSAGGFEFGQRELENLWSKGPKYVSAYQSYAWFYAVNSGQISIRHGMRGPSGVVVSDQAGGLDAIAQTRRQIRKGTRLVISGGVDGSLCPWGWVAQMAADRMSTSDDPERAYLPFDPTASGHVAGEGGALLVMEEVAAARRRGGRVYGEIAGYGATMDPKPGSSREPGLRRAILTALDDAAVSPDEVDVVFADAAAVPELDRVEADAINAVFGVRGVAVTAPKTMTGRLAAGAASLDVAAALLSVRDGVIPPTVHVDCAPEYGIDLVTGAAREARVRTALVLARGHGGFNSAVVVRAAR
- a CDS encoding beta-ketoacyl-[acyl-carrier-protein] synthase family protein, with product MMRRRVVITGIGVLAPGGAGTKNFWSLISEGRTATRILSHFDPAPYRSRIAAEVDFHPAEHGLRAQEIRRMDRAAQFAVVCAREAALDSGLELSEIPPHRIGVTIGSAVGATTSLEDEYRVVSDDGAAHLVDHTYTTPHLYDYLVPSSFATEVAWATGAEGPSTVISTGCTSGIDAVGHAVELIREGTADVMITGATEAPISPITVACFDAIKATSVHNDDPEHASRPYDSTRNGFVLGEGAAVFVLEEYESALKRGATVYAEIVGYANRSNAFHMTGLRADGAEMAEAITAALDEARLDPTALDYVNAHGSGTKQNDRHETAAFKRSLGAHAYRVPVSSIKSMVGHSLGAIGSIEIAASALAIKHHVVPPTANLHHQDPELDLDYVPLTARDWRTDRVLTVGSGFGGFQSAMVLSRPERNAA
- a CDS encoding FAD-dependent monooxygenase, with product MTPRPAVEAAQVLVVGAGPVGLLLAGDLGQYGVNVVLADRLAEPMTESRASQLGARTMELLGQRGLVEEFAALEHEPAGHFGGLSFDARAAGSRYAGNWKVPQFRTEAVLGDRALASGVDLRREHELHGLDITDDAVVAEFRTPAGPRTLRAAYLVGCDGADSSVRGLAGFELARGAAGRELLRADVAGIDVPGHRFTRFERGFAASARRADGVTRVMVHASGRPPVHRTGPPSFDEVAEAWETVTGENIADGTPLWLDAFDDAWAQATRYRRGRVLLAGDAAHVHMPIGGQALNLGLQDAANLGWKLAAQVHGWAPPALLDSYHDERHPVAGRVIDNVRAQALLQFGGAAADPVRQVLAELLDRPGPRATFAGMLSGLDVRYEVGGEGGESAAHLGTRLPDLELTADGTRTTVARLLREGRGVLLDLTGGGSRAAQLRAAADGWTGRVRVVGAHGAQAPADGAAFLLRPDGHVVWTDLAPVPLREALRRWFGEPVPLARRP
- a CDS encoding aromatase/cyclase, which encodes MSGPQVHEVQHEITIAAPAKAVYQLLVEVENWPLFFPPSVHVEHLELNGEHERIRIWATANGEAKTWTSRRRLLPADGRIEFRQEVSSPPVAAMGGAWIVEDRGDEHCHVRLLHDYRAVDDDPTALEWIAAAVDRNSHAELEALRTHAEQGADAPRTLLSFEDTTQIAGTPQQVFDFIDRADLWDRRLPHVARVRLQDRDGLQLLEMDTRAPDGTVHTTRSVRVCLPPGRIVYKQTQLPALLALHTGQWRFEENAGGVLATSQHTAVINEAAIALVLGADAGLDEARKAVRTALGTNSLSTLAHAKAHIEGRS
- a CDS encoding acyl carrier protein; the encoded protein is MQATAFTLADLKRILLGAAGADESVDMDGDILDALFTDLGYDSLALLETAAVISREYGIQLTDDAVTAATTPRGFLELVNSA
- a CDS encoding TcmI family type II polyketide cyclase, yielding MHSTLIVARLEPSSIDEVGKLFADFDRTGMPRNMGTVRRQLFSYQGLYFHLQDFESDDGGDRIAAARSHPLFVGISEDLKQHITAYDPATWRSPADAIAQRFYHWEQ